In the genome of Sphingomonas sp. LR60, the window CTCGATCGACCTGCTCGCGACCGGCTGCGACAGTTTCGCCGAGCGCTGCGTCGAGGGGCTGACCGCCAATGAGGGGCGGATCGCGGAGCTGCTCGATCGCTCGCTGATGCTCGTCACGGCGCTGGCGCCCGAGATCGGCTACGACAATGCCGCCAAGATCGCCAAACATGCGCACGCCGAAGGATTGACGCTCAAGGAAGCGGGGCTGTCGCTCGGGCTGGTCGATGCGGAGACGTTCGACCGCGTGGTGCGGCCGGAGGCGATGCTGGGGCGTTCCTGAACCTGAACCCATCTCCGGGCGACGATCTCAAGGTCCACCCAACTCGCCGGAACCCCGCCGCTTCCCCGGCATTGTTGATGCGAAACGAACAGGGGTCATCAACATGGGTGCTACCACGATCGGCGCGCTGATCGGCGGCGCGATCGACTCGATGTCGGGCGACGACAGCGCTGCCGACGGCGCATTGTACGGCGCGATCACCGCCAATGTCCTGAAGGTCGTGCTGCCGGTGGTGGCGACCTGGGCGATCGGCTGGGGCGTGCTGAAGGGAATCGAAATCCTCGGTGACAGCGTATCGGAAAGGATCAAGGCATGATTCGGAGCATATTGGGCGGACTGATCGGGCGTGAACTCGATCGTCGCGGGCGTGACGGCGGTGCCGGTGGCGCGATCCTCGGTGCAGTCGCTGCGCGCGCGGTGACGCGGATGGGCCCGCTCGGCTGGGCGCTCGGCGGCGCGTACGTCGCCAAGAAGGTCTATGACCGGCACAAGGCGAGCAAGGTCGCGACCGCCGGCCGTCCGTCGCGTTATCCACCGGGCGCCTGACGTGCGATTGCGCGTGGGGGCGGGCGACCATTGACCCCGCCCCCGCGACGCGGCACCTCGGCCGCATGACTGCTACCGACACGTTCGACCGGCTGTTCGCGACGATCGCCGCGCGCAAGGGTGCCGATGCCGACGGCTCGTACACCGCCTCGTTGTTCGCTCGCGGCCGCCCGCGCATCGCGCAGAAGATCGGCGAGGAAGCCACCGAGATCGTCATCGCCGCAATGGGCCAGAACCCGCGCGCGATCGTCCCGGAGGCCGCCGACCTCATCTACCATTTGTTCGTGCTGCTCGCCGACGCCGGGCTCACCCCCGACGACATCCGCGACGAACTGGGGCGGCGCGAGGGCACCAGCGGGCACGAGGAAAAGGCGACGCGCGGCCCGCTTCCCCTTTCCTTCCGCGCCGAATGAGGAACCGCGCATGAG includes:
- a CDS encoding phosphoribosyl-ATP diphosphatase, with protein sequence MTATDTFDRLFATIAARKGADADGSYTASLFARGRPRIAQKIGEEATEIVIAAMGQNPRAIVPEAADLIYHLFVLLADAGLTPDDIRDELGRREGTSGHEEKATRGPLPLSFRAE